A stretch of DNA from Halictus rubicundus isolate RS-2024b chromosome 13, iyHalRubi1_principal, whole genome shotgun sequence:
TGACCTCAATGCTGTATTCCGACCTCACATCGAGAGATTAATCGGAGCTCTCTGCAGGCACTGTCAAATGGAACCGGACCATGTTAGTAATCAGTATTTATGTAGATTAATTCCGTTCGAATCCTGACATTACAATGCATAAATTTCGTTCGACAGCTGGGTCTAGTAGAGGAAGGTGCTGGCGGGGAAGAATTCGCCGATTTCAGAAATCGCGTGTCCGAATTGATAAAAGATGTCGTCTTCGTTGTTGGAAGCAGTCACTGTTTTCGACAAATGTTTTCATCTCTAACGGGTGGCCCAAGTCCACAGGGACAACCCAATCACGTACCAACGTGGGATTCGACTGAAGCTGCATTGTTCGTGATGCAAGCagttgcaaaaaatattttaccgtgAGTCTCTTCGGGTGTTCAAAAAAGAACCAGCGTTTTCCTCGCGTTTCACCAAGATGTTCTATTTGCAGAAAAGAAAACGATGTAGTTCCAAAAGTGGTAGAAGCTATCTTAAATTTACCCGAGAACACACACATAGCTGTACGCCACACGAGTATTCTTTTATTAGGAGAGCTCTGCGAATGGATAGATAATCATCCGCAATCTCTAGGTAAAATTTCCTATAATTGTAGTCGTTGATGCAACACTAACACgtttcttttaaatcgttctAGAACCTGTTTTAAATTTCCTCCTGACCTGCCTAAGTCAAAAAGGTTTAGGAAGCGCGGCCTGCGGTGCATTATTGAGTATATGTACAGCATGTCCTTTGCACATGGCCTCGCATTTTCCAGGGTTGTTGCAAATCGCACGTTCCCTCGACAGTTTCGCCATCAGCAACGACGCAGCCATTGGTTTACTCAAGGGTAAGGGCAACATCATTCTGACAAGAGGAAATTACCGAGAGGGACATTTTTTGATACTTTTTATTCTGCAATAGGCGTAGCAATAATCATGTCTAGCTTACCGCGCGACGAAATTACTCAAGCAATGAAAGAATTATGTTGGTTCCAAGCTAGGCCGCTCTGCGAAATTATGGAACGTAGAATGCCAATTGAAATAGGAACAAAGACTGATCCTTTGATATGGCTAGATAGATTAGCTGCTATATTTAGGCATACTGACCTCCGAATCGATGACCCTAACGAACCTCATCCTTGTCAGAGCGCCGTTACCGAAGTAGGTCTTGGAAACGTAACATTAACAAATTAATTCGCCCGTTGACCAGGGATTTCAATGTTTCTCATGTTTATCTGTTTTATCGATGACAGATGTGGCCGATATTGTCAAATGTATGTACAACATATCAACAGGATGCGAAGGTGATGGAAAGATGCTGCCGTTGTTTGAGATTCGCAGTGCGTTGCGTAGGAAAACATTCCGCCCATCTTCTCGAACCGCTCGTCAAACAGGTCTGTATCCACAAAAACCTAATCATTCTAATGCAGTTCTCCGTTCAACGGGTTGTATGAACTTTTAGATCGTGCAATTATACTCGGCGCATCAACACAGCTGTTTTTTATACCTTGGCTCAATATTAGTTGACGAATACGCCATCGATCCGGAATGCGTTTCCGGTTTATTGGCGATGCTAGAAGCATTTATCGGGCCTACTTTTAATCTCCTTCAACAACAGGATGGATTGAAAAATCATCCGGACACGGTGGACGACCTTTTTAGATTATGCGCCAGGTACGAAACCCTCTGCCTTAGGGTAACATTGttctaggcaggtcagacgttAAGGGTCTagaaacgctagatacaaaagcAGGGTAGCCAAATTCTGCCGATAGAATTTAGCGcctgacctgcctagtataggAAAATAGTTATTATAGgaaaattttaggaaaataGTAATTCCTTCGGGACTAGTCCTCGTCCTTGCATAAATACGATTTCTCGTCAACAGGTTCTTACAAAGGGCTCCCATTCCCTTCTTACACTCGGCTATAATAGGTAGTATAATCGACTGTGCCTTAATGGCCTGTAGCTTAGACCATAGGGACGCAAATGTCTCGGTAATGAAATTCTTTTACGACCTTTTCCATTGCGGCCGTAACAACGAGGTAATGTTTCAAGATTTAACGCTGTTGCATTCCGTTATCCTATAAATATTGATTATTCTCGTTATCCTCCTTCAGAACCGAAGCGACTATTCGATGCGACGAGAATTGGTGCAACGTATATTGCGAGAAAAAGGACAAACTTTAGTGATGAGATTGTTGCACGCATCAGTGTTCTCGTTGTCTTCTTACATGCTGTCCGACGTGGCGGACGTCTTCGTTGAATTGTCCCTATCTAATAGAGAGGTAAGTCAACGATGCGTTTACAATAAACAGAAATAGTGGCAGCAGTGGCCTCTTCTTCAACGAGGATCATTTTTGTTGTTTAGTTGCTGTCGAAGTGTCTAGAAGAAGCCATCAAAACGATGCCGTCGCAAAACGCGGGCGGTTCTCCGACGGCTCAACCGGAGCAACTTTTTGATTTTCATAGTACGGTTACAAGGTACAGcactaaattctaatttttgaaTTTACGGGAACAGACTGTGCGAacgaaatatattttaatgttgTTTTGCAGGGCGGAAACAGCAAAATCCGTGA
This window harbors:
- the Tnpo-sr gene encoding transportin 3, whose protein sequence is MELPPDLETVYQAVYSLYNYSDPSKTSQWLDELQKSVFAWKIANEMLLQKRDVHSCYFAAQTMRTKIQLCFQELPAEAHVALRDSLMNHISQTNENTNLAIVTQLCLALADLALQMSSWQKPVVDLINRFGGSTSNLWPLLEVMTVLPEEVNSRSLRLGANRRQHILQELNASADTVTEFFKMCLKNGGESVHIRATILRCFTSWIAVHAIPLVPTSDVIVYTLQILGNHITVSPLHEAAADCICVILQVLEEDSNSNRDNNSESTIQLQQLQLWLFTSVIALEQPYHLSVACEDMDKSVNYCRIFTELAETFLETMINGCVGGKQHYAIKILDLVLVCVGHHDYEVAQITFNLWYRLSEILYQRNSDDLNAVFRPHIERLIGALCRHCQMEPDHLGLVEEGAGGEEFADFRNRVSELIKDVVFVVGSSHCFRQMFSSLTGGPSPQGQPNHVPTWDSTEAALFVMQAVAKNILPKENDVVPKVVEAILNLPENTHIAVRHTSILLLGELCEWIDNHPQSLEPVLNFLLTCLSQKGLGSAACGALLSICTACPLHMASHFPGLLQIARSLDSFAISNDAAIGLLKGVAIIMSSLPRDEITQAMKELCWFQARPLCEIMERRMPIEIGTKTDPLIWLDRLAAIFRHTDLRIDDPNEPHPCQSAVTEMWPILSNVCTTYQQDAKVMERCCRCLRFAVRCVGKHSAHLLEPLVKQIVQLYSAHQHSCFLYLGSILVDEYAIDPECVSGLLAMLEAFIGPTFNLLQQQDGLKNHPDTVDDLFRLCARFLQRAPIPFLHSAIIGSIIDCALMACSLDHRDANVSVMKFFYDLFHCGRNNENRSDYSMRRELVQRILREKGQTLVMRLLHASVFSLSSYMLSDVADVFVELSLSNRELLSKCLEEAIKTMPSQNAGGSPTAQPEQLFDFHSTVTRAETAKSVNVALRNFARLYR